The Heyndrickxia vini genome contains a region encoding:
- a CDS encoding acyl-CoA dehydrogenase family protein → MNHVYLKDEHEIFRRSFRRFLQKECVPYYGEWEENRLVPRSFWRKMGEQGFLCPDVDESYGGNGVDWGFSVIINEELERVGSSLVGIGLHNDIVIPYLTSYGTEEQKRKWLPTCVTGETITAIAMTEPGYGSDLANIQTTAILDGDHYLLNGQKTFITNGIHADLVIVACKTNPQAVPPHKGMSLLVVERNTPGFTRGRKLNKVGLHAQDTAELIFEDCRVPKENLLGEEGKGFTYLMEKLQQERLIVAIAAQVSTERMLELTLDYVKSRKAFGKAISKFQNTQFKLVEMATEIEMGRTFLDQLISEHIEGKDIVTKVSMAKWKLTEMARDVATQCMQLHGGYGYMEEYEIARRYRDIPVASIYAGTNEIMKTIIAKNLGL, encoded by the coding sequence ATGAACCATGTATATTTGAAAGATGAACATGAAATATTTCGCCGTTCTTTCAGACGATTTCTTCAGAAAGAGTGTGTCCCTTACTATGGTGAGTGGGAAGAAAATCGGCTTGTTCCTCGCTCATTTTGGAGAAAAATGGGTGAACAAGGATTCCTTTGTCCCGATGTAGATGAGTCATATGGTGGGAATGGGGTGGATTGGGGCTTTTCGGTTATTATTAATGAGGAATTAGAAAGGGTTGGATCGAGCCTTGTTGGTATTGGTCTACATAATGATATTGTGATTCCTTATTTAACATCATATGGTACAGAGGAACAGAAGAGAAAGTGGCTGCCTACATGTGTGACAGGTGAAACGATAACAGCCATCGCAATGACAGAGCCCGGTTATGGGTCGGATTTGGCTAATATCCAAACGACCGCCATTTTAGATGGCGACCATTATCTATTAAATGGACAAAAGACATTTATTACAAACGGGATCCATGCTGATTTAGTCATCGTTGCATGTAAAACAAATCCACAGGCGGTTCCTCCCCATAAAGGAATGAGTCTTCTTGTAGTAGAAAGAAATACACCGGGATTTACAAGGGGCAGAAAGTTAAATAAAGTGGGCTTACATGCGCAAGACACCGCTGAGTTAATATTTGAGGATTGTCGTGTCCCGAAGGAAAATTTACTTGGGGAAGAAGGCAAGGGCTTTACGTATCTTATGGAAAAACTTCAGCAGGAACGCTTAATTGTCGCGATTGCTGCACAGGTGTCAACCGAAAGAATGTTAGAACTAACATTGGATTATGTGAAGTCTCGGAAAGCGTTTGGAAAAGCAATAAGTAAATTTCAAAACACCCAATTTAAACTGGTGGAAATGGCAACAGAGATTGAAATGGGGAGGACATTTTTAGACCAACTAATTTCTGAACACATTGAAGGAAAAGATATTGTTACGAAAGTATCAATGGCAAAATGGAAGTTGACCGAAATGGCAAGGGATGTTGCTACTCAATGTATGCAACTCCATGGGGGATATGGCTATATGGAGGAATATGAGATTGCGAGACGATATCGGGATATTCCCGTAGCAAGTATCTACGCCGGGACCAATGAAATTATGAAAACAATTATTGCGAAGAATCTTGGATTATAG
- a CDS encoding DUF294 nucleotidyltransferase-like domain-containing protein: MQKKKLVEANGEGLNESKNSRCTVGGRVLKFLMNEHQSLVSWKNNYLFKYFSDNRSLNLFHDQVMKKAFQLSINQIGPPPCSFSWFVMGSSGRSEQGIFSDQDHGLVFEDNGEKNMLYFRHLGKELTDELYRLGYSYCEGKVMSSNILWCRSYKEWEEQINGWIEQGSWESIRNATIFFDSRNLVGNDEFIEDLKRQFLNKIVSNPKVLERFFENIRHVRNSVGLFGQIFVETKGIHQGEIDLKSMAYLPYVNAIRYLAIKEGVYETSTILRMNALSKMTRYEKDIPIYQRYFKKLLAYRLSLINERTSCQSMNYINVKNIEREKRKEIKEILHHGKRLHRFIETIAKGL; encoded by the coding sequence TTGCAAAAGAAAAAATTAGTTGAAGCAAATGGGGAAGGTTTGAATGAATCAAAAAATAGTCGTTGTACCGTTGGAGGGAGGGTATTGAAATTCCTCATGAATGAGCATCAATCATTAGTAAGCTGGAAAAATAATTATTTATTCAAGTATTTTTCTGATAATAGATCCCTAAATCTGTTCCATGATCAAGTGATGAAAAAAGCATTTCAACTATCTATTAATCAAATAGGTCCTCCTCCATGCTCGTTTTCTTGGTTTGTCATGGGGAGTTCCGGAAGGTCAGAACAGGGAATCTTTAGTGATCAAGACCATGGGCTCGTTTTCGAGGATAATGGTGAGAAAAATATGCTTTATTTTCGTCACCTAGGGAAGGAGCTGACAGATGAATTATATCGATTAGGCTATTCTTATTGTGAGGGAAAAGTGATGAGCTCAAATATTCTTTGGTGTAGGTCATATAAGGAGTGGGAAGAGCAAATCAACGGATGGATAGAGCAGGGAAGTTGGGAATCGATTCGAAATGCTACGATATTCTTTGATTCAAGGAATCTTGTGGGGAATGATGAATTTATTGAAGATTTAAAGAGGCAATTTCTTAACAAAATAGTTAGCAATCCAAAAGTTTTAGAACGCTTTTTTGAAAATATACGACATGTAAGAAATTCGGTAGGTCTATTTGGACAAATTTTTGTTGAAACAAAAGGGATCCATCAAGGAGAAATCGATTTAAAATCTATGGCATACCTTCCTTATGTGAATGCCATTCGCTATTTAGCGATAAAAGAAGGGGTGTATGAAACATCTACCATATTACGAATGAATGCTTTGTCTAAAATGACGAGATATGAGAAGGATATCCCTATTTACCAACGCTATTTTAAAAAATTATTAGCTTATCGATTATCACTTATTAATGAACGAACTTCTTGTCAAAGTATGAATTATATAAATGTAAAAAATATCGAGCGTGAGAAAAGAAAAGAGATAAAAGAAATTCTTCATCACGGTAAAAGACTGCATCGGTTCATTGAAACGATAGCGAAAGGCCTATAG
- a CDS encoding DNA alkylation repair protein, with amino-acid sequence MLPVKIIEELIKESANNDEAIQMERYMKNHFKFFGARAPVVKGIFKKLITDYTIHPDELKEIVTHLWKKDEREYQTIAILFLNRYQKWLKEEDIGLIEYCITNKSWWDSVDSIAPNAFGYYMKTYPQHIPEIVEEWLSSNNLWLQRSILLYQLKYKKETDVSILFDSILRLKDSKEFFIQKAIGWTLREYSKTDSQKVIDFVDSTNLANLSKNEALKWMKSKGIIQ; translated from the coding sequence TTGTTACCTGTTAAAATAATAGAAGAATTAATAAAGGAAAGTGCTAACAATGATGAAGCGATTCAAATGGAAAGGTATATGAAAAACCATTTCAAATTTTTCGGAGCAAGAGCACCAGTAGTAAAAGGTATTTTCAAAAAGTTAATTACTGATTATACGATTCACCCCGATGAATTAAAGGAAATTGTTACGCACTTGTGGAAAAAAGATGAAAGAGAATATCAAACGATTGCTATTCTTTTTTTAAATCGCTATCAAAAGTGGTTAAAAGAAGAGGATATAGGATTAATCGAATACTGCATCACAAATAAATCTTGGTGGGATTCTGTTGATTCAATTGCTCCCAATGCATTCGGATATTATATGAAGACATATCCTCAACATATTCCTGAAATAGTTGAAGAATGGTTGTCTTCAAATAATCTTTGGCTTCAAAGAAGTATTTTATTATATCAACTAAAATATAAGAAAGAAACAGATGTTTCCATTTTATTCGATAGTATTTTACGTTTAAAAGATTCCAAAGAATTTTTTATCCAGAAGGCAATTGGTTGGACATTACGTGAGTATTCTAAAACAGATTCACAGAAAGTCATAGATTTTGTTGATTCAACCAATCTCGCAAATCTTAGCAAGAATGAAGCGTTAAAATGGATGAAATCCAAAGGGATAATCCAATAA
- a CDS encoding NlpC/P60 family protein yields MRKRLLTLGLASVIGTSALFSTQNVFASENVNQQIRAKKQEISDLKQNEINMLADMKQIDAKVAQTNAEMNKTKAEVADTKKESEQLKVKIADTKKRIDERNKLLQKRARAIQESGSVVSYLDVLLESESFGDFVDRAMAVSTIVNADQKILDEQKKDKESLEQSKKELASKLEKVQKDLDDLKDLKEELQYQIDDKNSILAKIKEEQKNASSELGNLEDQAAAEKAAAEKAAQEKAAAASTSETTSGTKSSSSSTNHTSTYTAPSSTVKLGSGGIEAAISAGSSIVGRSPYNWGGGRSSSDIARRSFDCSSFVRWAYAEGGVNLGPVSGTNTDTLVGQGRAVSSSEMKRGDLIFFDTYKTNGHVGIYLGNGQFLNDNSSHGVSIDSLSNSYWKKAFKGVVRRVVE; encoded by the coding sequence ATGAGAAAGAGATTACTTACACTTGGTTTAGCGTCTGTAATTGGGACGAGCGCATTATTCTCTACCCAAAACGTTTTTGCATCCGAAAATGTAAATCAACAAATTCGTGCGAAAAAGCAAGAAATTTCCGATTTAAAACAAAATGAAATCAATATGCTTGCGGATATGAAACAAATCGATGCAAAAGTTGCACAGACTAATGCGGAAATGAACAAGACAAAGGCAGAAGTAGCAGATACAAAAAAAGAATCTGAACAATTAAAAGTAAAAATTGCAGATACAAAGAAAAGAATTGATGAACGTAATAAATTATTACAAAAACGTGCCCGTGCGATTCAAGAGAGCGGGAGTGTCGTAAGTTATTTAGATGTTTTACTAGAATCCGAAAGTTTCGGTGATTTCGTTGACCGCGCTATGGCGGTTTCTACCATCGTAAATGCTGATCAGAAGATTTTAGATGAACAGAAAAAAGATAAAGAATCACTTGAACAGTCCAAGAAAGAGCTTGCAAGTAAGCTAGAGAAAGTTCAGAAGGATTTAGATGATCTTAAAGATCTGAAAGAGGAATTACAATATCAAATTGATGATAAAAATAGTATTCTTGCAAAAATAAAAGAAGAACAAAAAAATGCATCAAGTGAATTAGGCAATCTTGAAGACCAGGCAGCTGCTGAAAAGGCTGCAGCAGAAAAGGCGGCACAGGAAAAAGCAGCAGCCGCTTCTACTTCTGAAACTACTTCAGGAACAAAAAGCAGCAGTTCATCAACTAATCATACGTCCACTTACACGGCGCCATCATCAACTGTAAAATTAGGCTCCGGAGGCATTGAAGCTGCGATAAGTGCAGGGTCATCTATTGTTGGTCGTTCTCCTTACAATTGGGGCGGCGGTCGTAGCAGCAGCGATATAGCAAGACGTTCATTTGATTGCTCTTCATTCGTTCGCTGGGCATATGCTGAAGGTGGAGTTAATCTAGGACCAGTTTCTGGAACAAATACGGATACACTAGTTGGACAAGGAAGGGCAGTAAGTTCTTCAGAAATGAAAAGAGGAGACTTAATCTTCTTTGATACGTATAAAACAAATGGTCATGTAGGAATTTATCTAGGAAATGGTCAATTCTTAAATGACAACAGTTCACACGGCGTATCAATTGATTCATTGAGCAACTCATACTGGAAAAAAGCATTCAAAGGTGTTGTACGACGCGTAGTTGAATAA
- a CDS encoding histidine phosphatase family protein, translating to MTIIYFVRHGESEWNASGNRYCGRTDIKLSNIGKQQVQMAATLLQDVQFTDAYSSPLCRARETGEYILLNHEEFVPIQNDERLIEANFGEWEGKRLEEFIAEDPKYWDQWLKDPGSTKAGKTGENAFEIFQRVNEFVNDVVNQHPEGTILVTAHSWVIRFFVAGTLEIPFRNYRMIAQDNVGVTIFKRTKDDEGRFLAINLNTHIKKS from the coding sequence ATGACTATCATATATTTCGTACGTCATGGAGAATCAGAATGGAATGCTAGTGGAAATCGTTATTGCGGACGAACTGACATTAAGCTTTCAAATATTGGAAAACAACAAGTTCAAATGGCAGCTACATTATTGCAAGATGTACAATTTACAGATGCTTACTCCTCGCCATTATGCAGGGCACGTGAAACGGGAGAATACATTTTATTAAACCACGAGGAATTCGTTCCTATACAAAATGATGAAAGACTCATTGAAGCAAATTTTGGTGAATGGGAAGGCAAAAGGCTAGAAGAATTTATCGCTGAAGATCCAAAGTATTGGGATCAATGGCTAAAGGATCCCGGTTCTACCAAAGCAGGGAAAACAGGTGAAAATGCTTTCGAAATTTTTCAGAGGGTGAATGAATTTGTAAACGATGTTGTTAATCAGCATCCTGAAGGAACGATTCTAGTGACAGCCCACAGCTGGGTCATTAGATTTTTTGTTGCGGGCACACTTGAGATCCCTTTCCGAAATTATCGAATGATTGCTCAGGACAACGTTGGAGTAACGATTTTTAAACGAACAAAAGATGATGAAGGCCGCTTTTTAGCGATTAATTTGAATACACATATAAAGAAGTCCTGA
- a CDS encoding fatty acid--CoA ligase: MSTTIGKLFDLTVKKYPNKEALFDVRRNRRFTYQEWSERVNQLANALIHEGVRKGDRVSTFLFNNEELATAVFACAKIGAVINPINFRLMSEEVAYILEDAKPKVVLFEQALASTITSIENRYPQISFWFIDDQTPTYAADYQEKIQAEPTTLEDFQIKESDTYAIMYTSGTTGRPKGVIHRHREVVEQSLIIISATKLHANDHGLVTAPMFHCAELHCALIPRIHVGANNTILHQFNASQVLQLIEQEKITKFFAAPTMWNMLLQEDLKNHKLDSLVLGLYGAAPMAPTLVHACHKKLGISLVQAYGMTEMGPAISFLLENDQLTKAGSAGQACLNHDIRIVKPNENGPSDPDDIVPIGETGEIIVQGPCMMGGYFERDEATEYALYKGWYHSGDIGYLDEDGYLWVKDRVDDMVISGGENIYPREVEDVLYEHSGVLDVAVIGRPDEHWGEIVIAFVVKKEPNVTEAVLDEWCKMSDHLANYKRPRKYIFCDVLPRNASGKIQKFLLREQLNEESQNI, from the coding sequence ATGTCCACAACAATTGGAAAGCTTTTCGATTTAACTGTGAAAAAATATCCGAACAAAGAAGCCTTATTTGATGTGAGAAGAAACAGGAGATTTACGTATCAGGAATGGAGTGAACGCGTAAATCAACTAGCGAACGCCCTTATCCATGAGGGGGTTCGCAAAGGTGACCGTGTATCAACGTTTCTATTTAACAATGAAGAATTAGCAACAGCTGTTTTTGCTTGCGCCAAGATTGGGGCTGTAATTAATCCGATTAATTTTAGGTTGATGTCCGAAGAGGTAGCATATATTTTAGAAGATGCGAAACCTAAGGTAGTCCTTTTCGAACAGGCTTTAGCATCAACCATTACCTCCATTGAAAACCGTTATCCTCAAATTTCGTTTTGGTTTATTGATGATCAAACACCAACCTATGCTGCCGACTATCAGGAGAAAATTCAAGCTGAACCTACAACATTAGAAGACTTCCAAATAAAAGAATCGGATACTTACGCTATTATGTACACGAGTGGAACAACAGGCCGACCGAAAGGGGTAATCCATCGGCATCGGGAAGTTGTTGAACAAAGCCTTATTATTATAAGTGCAACGAAGTTACATGCAAATGATCATGGGCTAGTCACTGCACCGATGTTCCACTGTGCAGAACTGCACTGTGCACTCATTCCAAGAATTCATGTGGGAGCTAATAATACGATTCTCCACCAATTTAATGCATCTCAAGTTCTTCAACTAATTGAACAAGAAAAAATCACTAAGTTTTTTGCTGCGCCAACGATGTGGAATATGCTTTTACAAGAGGATCTCAAAAATCACAAATTAGACAGCTTAGTATTAGGACTTTACGGTGCAGCACCCATGGCACCAACTCTCGTTCATGCGTGTCACAAGAAATTAGGGATTTCACTAGTTCAAGCATATGGAATGACTGAAATGGGTCCGGCGATTTCATTTCTTTTAGAGAACGACCAATTAACAAAGGCGGGTTCTGCAGGACAAGCGTGTTTAAATCACGACATTCGTATTGTGAAACCGAATGAAAACGGACCTTCAGACCCAGATGATATCGTCCCGATAGGGGAAACTGGAGAAATCATTGTTCAAGGTCCATGCATGATGGGTGGTTATTTTGAACGTGATGAGGCAACAGAATATGCTTTATATAAGGGATGGTACCATTCAGGTGATATTGGTTACTTAGATGAAGATGGCTATTTGTGGGTGAAAGATCGTGTGGATGACATGGTTATTTCGGGTGGCGAAAATATTTATCCCCGCGAAGTGGAGGATGTTCTTTATGAACATTCCGGCGTGTTAGATGTAGCGGTTATTGGAAGGCCCGATGAGCATTGGGGAGAAATTGTGATTGCATTTGTAGTGAAAAAGGAACCGAATGTAACCGAAGCCGTCTTGGATGAATGGTGCAAAATGAGTGACCATCTCGCAAATTATAAGCGACCAAGAAAATATATATTTTGCGATGTCTTACCTAGAAATGCAAGCGGAAAAATTCAAAAGTTTTTATTGAGGGAACAGTTAAATGAGGAATCTCAAAACATCTGA
- the murB gene encoding UDP-N-acetylmuramate dehydrogenase has protein sequence MTDYTQIYNKLSAIIDKNNIKTNELLKNHTYTKLGGKADIFLTPTTYEDVQAVVKFAKQENVPFTLLGNGSNLIVKDGGIRGIVILLENFNHISVEENFLTAQSGAAIIDASQYALKEKLTGLEFACGIPGTVGGALFMNAGAYGGEIKDVLAHAIVIDCNGEIVKRTAEDLELSYRTSNIPEKGDIVLEAIFKLRPGKYEEIKAVMDDLTFKRESKQPLEYPSCGSVFKRPPGYFAGKLIQDSGLQGKQIGGAQVSTKHAGFIVNKDNATAEEYISLIKYVQKTVKEKFNVELEREVKIIGEDL, from the coding sequence ATGACTGATTACACTCAAATTTATAATAAATTATCTGCTATTATAGATAAAAATAATATTAAAACGAATGAATTATTAAAAAACCATACGTATACAAAACTTGGCGGCAAAGCAGATATCTTTCTTACTCCGACAACATATGAAGACGTTCAGGCAGTGGTTAAATTTGCGAAGCAGGAGAATGTCCCTTTCACCTTATTAGGAAATGGTTCCAACTTAATTGTTAAAGATGGTGGAATCCGCGGCATTGTTATTCTACTTGAAAATTTCAATCATATTTCTGTAGAGGAGAATTTCTTGACGGCACAAAGCGGAGCTGCCATCATCGATGCCTCACAATATGCTTTAAAAGAAAAGTTAACTGGTTTAGAATTTGCTTGTGGAATCCCTGGTACTGTAGGCGGGGCTTTATTTATGAATGCCGGCGCCTATGGCGGAGAAATTAAGGACGTATTGGCTCATGCAATTGTTATCGATTGTAATGGGGAAATCGTAAAACGAACGGCAGAAGATCTAGAACTTAGCTACCGTACAAGCAATATTCCAGAAAAAGGTGATATTGTTCTTGAAGCTATTTTCAAGCTAAGACCTGGAAAGTATGAAGAAATTAAAGCGGTTATGGATGATCTCACATTTAAACGGGAATCAAAACAACCACTTGAGTATCCTTCATGTGGCAGTGTCTTTAAAAGACCCCCGGGTTACTTTGCCGGTAAACTCATTCAAGATAGCGGTCTTCAAGGAAAACAAATTGGCGGTGCGCAAGTATCAACAAAACATGCCGGTTTTATTGTCAACAAAGACAATGCAACTGCAGAAGAATATATTTCATTAATCAAATATGTTCAAAAGACTGTGAAGGAAAAATTCAATGTAGAATTGGAACGAGAAGTTAAGATTATTGGTGAGGATTTATAA
- a CDS encoding exonuclease domain-containing protein has protein sequence MIRYIKEKGLNIIEVMQGRQNAQQLAYVRQLQREINNDEKLFLPLQQLQFTVFDLETTGFYPEQGDQIISLGALKVREGKIVENTQFYSLIYTNQDIPPEIEQLTGIRKSDLTTAPSLSEVIYQFYQFVKDDPLIAHHSYHEKNFLQHVNWKLYRSSFNHRLIDTSFLLQIAEPTIRIVKLEEWCNYAGIPVENRHHALGDAILTAQLWCKYIEKVQKLGVISLMDLYEEVAKRKK, from the coding sequence ATGATTCGTTATATAAAGGAAAAGGGGTTAAATATCATTGAAGTGATGCAGGGCAGACAAAATGCTCAGCAGTTAGCATATGTTCGCCAGCTCCAAAGGGAAATAAATAATGACGAAAAGTTGTTTCTACCGTTACAACAATTACAATTTACTGTTTTTGATTTAGAGACTACTGGTTTTTATCCAGAGCAAGGGGATCAAATAATTTCATTAGGCGCACTCAAAGTGAGAGAAGGAAAAATCGTTGAGAATACGCAGTTTTACTCATTGATTTATACGAATCAAGATATCCCTCCTGAAATCGAACAATTAACAGGTATTAGGAAAAGTGATTTGACCACTGCACCTTCCTTATCGGAGGTGATCTATCAGTTTTATCAATTTGTAAAAGATGATCCTCTCATTGCTCATCATTCATATCATGAGAAAAACTTTCTCCAGCATGTGAATTGGAAGCTTTATCGTTCGTCGTTTAATCATAGATTGATTGATACGTCTTTTCTGCTTCAGATAGCTGAGCCGACAATTCGTATTGTGAAATTGGAAGAGTGGTGCAACTATGCAGGAATTCCGGTGGAAAACCGTCATCATGCATTAGGGGATGCAATACTTACTGCTCAATTATGGTGTAAATACATTGAAAAGGTTCAAAAACTAGGAGTTATATCATTAATGGATCTATATGAAGAAGTTGCGAAAAGAAAAAAATGA
- a CDS encoding thiolase family protein: MREVVIVEGIRTPIGRKKGDLKDIRPDDLAAETLKALIKRTKLDSSLIDDVILGCVTQSGEQAGDIARIAALIAGYPLEVPGTTIDRQCGSSQQAVHFASQAILSGDMEVVVAGGVESMSRVPIASNYQGSPFSEKLTNKYEMIHQGLSAERIAEKYGFTREVLDQFSYESHQKALNAQYEGYFQREIIPIENGQDSVIIHDSGPRKETSVEVLMNLKPAFKEDGIIHAGNASQISDGAAALLLMSRSKAEELGLKPRFKVHTRVVVGSDPTLMLTGPIPATKKVLKKAGLTIDDIDVFEVNEAFASVPLAWLKETGANPKKLNPNGGAIALGHPLGASGARLMVTMMHELERTGGRYGLQTMCEGFGMANATIIERLE; encoded by the coding sequence ATGCGAGAAGTCGTGATTGTTGAAGGGATTCGTACACCAATCGGAAGAAAAAAGGGAGACTTAAAGGATATTCGTCCCGATGACCTAGCGGCAGAAACATTAAAAGCTCTTATTAAACGAACGAAACTGGATTCATCCCTAATTGACGATGTCATTCTTGGATGTGTGACTCAATCCGGTGAACAAGCAGGTGATATTGCAAGGATTGCCGCTTTAATCGCCGGTTATCCATTAGAGGTTCCAGGTACAACAATTGATCGTCAATGCGGTTCAAGTCAGCAGGCAGTTCACTTTGCATCACAAGCGATACTTTCGGGTGACATGGAAGTTGTGGTTGCTGGTGGAGTTGAAAGCATGTCAAGGGTTCCGATTGCGTCTAACTATCAAGGGTCACCGTTTAGCGAAAAACTAACAAATAAATATGAAATGATCCACCAAGGACTGTCAGCAGAACGAATTGCAGAAAAATATGGTTTTACTAGAGAAGTTTTGGATCAATTCTCCTATGAAAGTCATCAAAAAGCATTAAATGCTCAATATGAAGGATATTTTCAAAGAGAAATTATACCGATAGAAAATGGCCAGGATTCAGTCATTATCCATGATTCAGGACCTAGAAAGGAAACATCTGTTGAAGTATTAATGAATTTAAAACCTGCATTCAAGGAGGATGGCATCATCCACGCTGGAAATGCAAGCCAAATTAGTGATGGAGCTGCAGCGCTGCTTTTAATGTCTCGTTCAAAAGCGGAGGAACTTGGATTGAAACCTCGTTTTAAAGTTCATACGCGTGTTGTTGTTGGTTCCGATCCAACACTTATGTTAACAGGACCTATCCCCGCAACGAAAAAAGTACTAAAAAAAGCGGGATTGACAATCGATGATATCGATGTGTTTGAAGTGAATGAAGCCTTTGCCTCTGTGCCGTTAGCATGGTTAAAAGAAACAGGAGCTAATCCGAAAAAGTTAAATCCGAATGGAGGGGCCATTGCGCTTGGCCATCCACTTGGTGCTAGTGGTGCAAGATTAATGGTAACAATGATGCATGAGCTTGAACGGACAGGTGGGCGCTACGGCTTGCAAACAATGTGTGAAGGATTTGGGATGGCCAATGCAACAATCATCGAAAGATTGGAGTGA
- a CDS encoding YrvL family regulatory protein: MKNNDEKFSDLNFPSKLVTILSIGFLIIFALVVVIALYFFGIIGFFRLLNVQYDSNQALISFILKFFFICLIAEVFAKLIIRFIISYVNSNIVNFIVLMFFDILISWIVLHYVDESMSSITIPTWVELILALFLACAEYNFDKKKE; this comes from the coding sequence ATGAAGAATAATGACGAAAAATTTTCAGATTTAAATTTCCCCTCAAAACTGGTTACTATACTATCTATCGGATTTTTAATTATTTTTGCATTAGTAGTTGTCATAGCTCTTTACTTTTTTGGGATAATAGGATTTTTCCGCTTACTTAATGTCCAATATGATTCAAATCAAGCACTTATTTCCTTTATTTTAAAATTCTTTTTCATTTGCCTAATAGCAGAGGTTTTTGCAAAGTTAATTATTCGTTTTATTATCAGTTATGTAAACAGTAATATAGTAAATTTCATTGTTTTAATGTTTTTCGATATATTAATTAGTTGGATTGTCCTCCATTATGTTGATGAATCGATGAGTAGTATTACTATTCCTACCTGGGTCGAGCTTATACTAGCTTTGTTTCTTGCTTGTGCTGAGTATAACTTTGACAAGAAAAAGGAATAA
- a CDS encoding metallophosphoesterase, with product MIIFNKGNKNTQNVVINHIAVNHPTIDGQTIKVLQISDLHLENLSISPEKLYASLNDQSFDLIALTGDFLDRKRSIPKLIPYLNVFNQLNPKYGTYAVFGNHDYVLRDSNFLTLKKVLEDHGCKTMQNENDVLTINGNRLNIIGIDDFSTKRSKIDKSYHGLMHGYNLVLTHDPNIVLKMKNFHFDYLLSGHFHGGQIYWPKPYHLLKMGKLVRMNMIKGLQTHDGKPFYISEGLGQTGLNIRIGSRPEITIHHLTLPIIEKAASAM from the coding sequence ATGATTATTTTTAATAAAGGAAATAAAAACACGCAAAATGTCGTGATAAATCATATAGCGGTCAATCACCCTACGATAGATGGGCAAACGATTAAAGTACTTCAAATCTCTGATCTACATTTAGAAAATCTCTCCATTTCGCCAGAAAAGCTTTATGCAAGTTTAAATGATCAATCATTTGATTTAATTGCTTTAACTGGTGATTTTTTAGATAGAAAGCGCAGTATTCCAAAACTGATTCCTTATTTAAACGTGTTCAACCAACTTAATCCTAAATACGGAACATATGCCGTATTTGGAAATCATGATTATGTATTGCGGGATTCAAATTTTCTTACATTAAAAAAAGTGCTTGAAGATCATGGGTGTAAAACGATGCAAAATGAGAATGACGTTCTAACGATAAACGGGAATCGTTTAAACATTATCGGGATTGACGATTTTAGTACTAAGCGGAGTAAAATTGATAAATCCTATCATGGACTCATGCACGGATATAATCTTGTTTTAACACATGATCCAAATATTGTGCTTAAAATGAAGAATTTTCACTTTGATTATTTATTATCTGGCCATTTTCATGGAGGACAAATATATTGGCCAAAGCCATACCATCTTCTGAAAATGGGAAAACTCGTACGAATGAATATGATTAAAGGCTTGCAAACCCACGATGGAAAGCCATTTTATATTAGCGAAGGATTAGGACAAACAGGTCTTAATATTCGTATTGGAAGCCGTCCTGAAATCACAATCCATCATTTAACGCTTCCAATTATCGAGAAGGCTGCCAGTGCCATGTAG